In Hydra vulgaris chromosome 06, alternate assembly HydraT2T_AEP, a genomic segment contains:
- the LOC136081522 gene encoding uncharacterized protein LOC136081522 encodes MVYHPPMHKFINERQRDFWYERPLPSCIIINSNYELVDTNSPCTVIKDLKSYFVFNETFDNKQELIVDGSKYKIFAQEDIKLAFMSHKVISLQIGVKIDDPSFVLISLENSLKLKMLSLDNNIVSESVDDIVVIIKNNNSIEDITIKKVDVALIGSTMALGTVGIGFLATIVATPIAIACEGKRLDFLLRKGVYPYDWVDSVDKFNETQLPPKELFFSKLNDEDITDVFENFRDVCIKNYKLDPAWYYTSPGLAWDAALKLTKVKFELLSGCDMILMIKKVIRGRISMISNRLGASNNKYMDDAYDKSKESTFIQYLNANNLYGWAMSKPLSTHGFKWMDENEIENWKSVPCILEVDLDYPESLHDEHNDYPLAPERVKVNKVEKLFPNLNHKKNYVIYYKNLKLYERLGLKITKIHRGVMFEERAQLSQYIDLNTNLRTKATNDFEKDFFKLMNNSVFGKTMENIENRVDVRLITNRDEAVKLASRPNYESRTIFDENLIAIHMKRTKLMYNKPIYLGMCILELSKTLMYEFHYDYIKNKYADRAKLLFTDTDSLAYKIKTEDFYADIFEDIEIKFDTNEVGGALIEEFVGLRSKLYSYKVLGKENEKKCKGIKKNIVKKYIRHKDYKHCLLNKVDQVREMNVIRSHSHEVYTKEINKIALSADDDKKVILEDGIHTLAYGHYKLRQ; translated from the exons atggtatatcATCCTCCGatgcataaatttataaatgaaagaCAAAGAGATTTTTGGTATGAGAGGCCACTTCCaagttgtattattattaattctaattatGAATTAGTAGATACTAATTCGCCTTGTACTGTTATAAAAGacttaaaatcttattttgtatttaatgagACTTTTGATAATAAGCAGGAATTAATAGTTGATGggtctaaatataaaatatttgcacaGGAAGATATTAAATTAGCATTTATGTCACATAAAGTTATATCTTTGCAAATAGGTGTAAAAATTGATGATCCTAGTTTTgtattaatttctttagaaaatagtctaaaattaaaaatgctaagTTTAGATAACAATATTGTATCAGAATCAGTTGATGATATTGTTgtgattattaaaaacaataattcaaTTGAagatataacaattaaaaaag TTGATGTAGCGTTAATTGGAAGTACAATGGCACTAGGAACTGTTGGAATTGGTTTTTTAGCCACAATAGTAGCAACTCCAATAGCTATTGCATGTGAAG GGAAACGATTAGATTTTTTACTCAGAAAAGGCGTATATCCATATGATTGGGTTGACTcagttgataaatttaatgaaacccaattaccaccaaaagaattattcttttcaaaattaaacgATGAAGATATAA CTGacgtttttgaaaattttagagacgtttgcataaaaaattataagttagaTCCAGCTTGGTATTATACAtcaccaggattagcttgggatgcagctttaaaattaacaaaagtaaaatttgaatTGCTAAGTGGTTGTGATATGATACTTATGATAAAGAAAGTTATAAGAGGTAGAATCAGTATGATATCAAATAGATTAGGAGCTTCTAATAATAAGTACATGGATGACGCATATGACAAAAGCAAAGAATCAACATTCATCCAATATCTAAATGCTAATAATCTATATGGATGGGCAATGAGTAAACCACTTTCAACACATGGTTTTAAATGGATGGAcgaaaatgaaatagaaaactGGAAATCAGTTCCATGCATACTAGAAGTAGATTTAGATTATCCAGAAAGTCTTCACGATGAACATAATGATTACCCACTTGCTCCTGAAAGggtaaaagtaaataaagtcGAAAAACTATTTccaaatttaaatcataagaaaaattatgttatatattataaaaatctaaaattgtaTGAAAGATTAGGTCTAAAGATCACAAAAATTCATAGAGGAGTCATGTTTGAAGAAAGAGCTCAGTTAAGTCAATACATTGACCTTAATACTAATCTAAGAACTAAAGCAAcgaatgattttgaaaaagactttttcaaaCTGATGAACAACTCAGTATTTGGAAAAACAATGGAGAACATTGAGAACAGAGTCGATGTTAGATTAATAACTAACAGAGATGAAGCTGTTAAATTAGCATCAAGACCAAACTACGAAAGTAGAacaatatttgatgaaaatttaatagctatacatatgaaaagaacaaaattaatgTACAACAAACCAATTTACTTAGGAATGTGCATTTTAGAATTAAGCAAAACTCTAATGTATGAATTCCATTACGATTacataaagaataaatatgctGATCGAGCGAAACTATTATTCacagatacagattcattagcatataaaataaaaacagaagatttttatgctgatatttttgaagatattgaaattaaatttgatacaa ATGAAGTAGGAGGAGCATTAATTGAAGAATTTGTAGGACTTAGATCTAAATTATATTCCTACAAAGTCCTTggaaaagaaaatgaaaaaaaatgtaaaggaataaagaaaaatattgttaaaaagtatataagacataaagattataaacattgtttattaaataaagtagaTCAAGTTAGGGAAATGAATGTAATAAGATCCCATTCACATGAAGTATatactaaagaaataaataaaattgcattaagTGCAGACGatgataaaaaagttattttagaagACGGAATTCACACTTTAGCATACggacattataaattaagaCAATAG